From Cecembia calidifontis, one genomic window encodes:
- a CDS encoding glycerol-3-phosphate dehydrogenase/oxidase — protein MDRKTNLKQINEKGKVWDIAVIGGGASGLGVALDALSRGLSVVLVEKADFAKGTSSRSTKLVHGGVRYLAQGDIALVFEALKERGRLLQNAPHLTYNQPFIIPIYTFFDRLQYSIGLKIYDWMAGRLRLGKSKFISREETIQRLPQIKQEGLKGGVVYHDGQFDDARLALSIALTCHDLGGCLVNYMQVIDLLKDQNGQIKGILVRDELDKSKYKIEAKMVVNATGVFADKILQMDQPDAPKSIQPSQGIHLVLEQSFLGGNDALMIPKTSDGRVLFAVPWLGKLVVGTTDTLREKAKLEPEALSKEVDFILETAGAYLTKSPNRKDVKSVFAGLRPLAAPKEGSTKTKEISRSHKVIISKSKLVSITGGKWTTFRKMGEDTVKEFTNITGESLAPSTSAEIRFHGFTTAPENGHWKGYGSDALFIQKMIRDNPELGHKLHPDYPYTQAEVVWSTRHEMAMKVEDILSRRMRVLLLDARAALEMAPKVAELMAQELRKDEKWMAAELEDFQKLANKYILK, from the coding sequence AAGTGTGGGACATCGCTGTTATAGGCGGTGGGGCTTCAGGATTAGGAGTTGCCTTGGATGCTTTGTCAAGAGGACTGTCCGTAGTATTGGTGGAAAAGGCAGATTTTGCCAAAGGCACATCAAGCCGCAGTACCAAATTGGTGCATGGAGGAGTGAGGTACCTGGCCCAAGGAGATATTGCGTTGGTTTTTGAAGCGCTGAAGGAAAGGGGAAGGTTATTACAAAATGCCCCGCACCTCACCTACAATCAGCCTTTTATTATCCCTATATATACATTCTTCGACAGACTCCAATACAGTATCGGTTTGAAAATTTACGATTGGATGGCAGGCCGTCTTAGGCTTGGTAAATCCAAATTTATCTCCAGGGAAGAAACCATTCAAAGGTTGCCACAAATTAAGCAAGAGGGACTGAAAGGCGGGGTGGTTTACCATGATGGCCAATTTGATGATGCCCGATTGGCCTTGAGTATCGCCCTGACCTGTCATGATTTGGGAGGCTGCCTGGTGAACTACATGCAGGTGATTGACCTTCTCAAGGACCAAAATGGCCAAATCAAGGGAATACTCGTTCGTGATGAGCTCGATAAAAGTAAATACAAAATTGAGGCAAAAATGGTCGTCAATGCTACAGGTGTTTTTGCTGACAAAATTCTGCAGATGGACCAGCCGGATGCCCCCAAGAGCATCCAACCTTCCCAGGGAATCCATTTGGTTTTAGAGCAGAGTTTCCTTGGAGGTAATGATGCGCTGATGATCCCCAAGACCTCTGACGGGAGGGTCTTATTTGCTGTTCCGTGGCTGGGAAAACTTGTTGTGGGCACTACCGACACCTTGAGGGAAAAAGCCAAACTGGAACCGGAAGCCCTGAGTAAAGAAGTGGATTTCATTTTGGAAACTGCCGGAGCCTATCTCACCAAATCCCCAAACAGAAAAGATGTGAAGTCTGTTTTTGCAGGCTTACGCCCTTTGGCCGCACCAAAAGAAGGGAGTACCAAAACCAAGGAAATTTCACGTTCTCATAAAGTGATCATTTCTAAAAGCAAATTGGTCTCTATCACAGGAGGCAAATGGACAACTTTCAGGAAAATGGGGGAAGATACGGTTAAAGAGTTCACAAATATCACAGGAGAATCCCTTGCCCCTTCTACCTCCGCAGAAATCCGTTTCCACGGATTTACAACAGCACCAGAAAACGGACACTGGAAAGGCTATGGCTCAGATGCCCTATTCATCCAAAAAATGATTCGGGACAATCCCGAATTAGGCCACAAACTACATCCCGACTACCCCTATACTCAGGCAGAAGTGGTCTGGAGCACAAGACATGAAATGGCCATGAAAGTGGAAGACATCCTCAGCCGAAGAATGCGGGTTTTGCTTCTAGATGCCCGGGCAGCACTGGAAATGGCCCCAAAAGTGGCCGAATTGATGGCCCAAGAACTAAGGAAAGATGAAAAATGGATGGCCGCGGAACTGGAAGATTTTCAAAAATTGGCAAATAAATATATCTTGAAATAG